Proteins from a single region of Chryseobacterium sp. T16E-39:
- a CDS encoding AraC family transcriptional regulator — translation MKVSFERVLPSEKSSFRTLHNNSPISEFKWEYHYHPEIELVCVVSGSGTRHVGYHKSNYSNGDLVLIGSNIPHSGFGLNSIDPHEEIVLQFREEILQFPEQEIEARSIKNLLELSKYGIHFSAVTKKAMLPKLKKMLESEGYKRYLLLLDILFELSTRKDYDLLNKEIMPYTIISKNKTRLENIFTYVERHYDKDINIEDVAKLANLTLPAFCNFFKKATQITFTEFVNRYRINKACLLMVQDKSISECCYSCGFNNVTYFNRMFKKYTEKTPSEFIKNASHDKIENVDSPIKIIQKSF, via the coding sequence ATGAAAGTTAGTTTTGAAAGAGTCTTACCTAGTGAGAAAAGTTCATTCCGCACATTACATAACAACTCCCCCATTTCTGAATTTAAATGGGAATATCATTATCATCCTGAAATTGAACTGGTATGTGTCGTTTCAGGGAGTGGAACCCGTCACGTTGGATATCACAAAAGCAATTATTCCAATGGAGATCTTGTGCTTATCGGCTCAAATATTCCACATTCCGGATTTGGTTTGAATTCGATAGATCCTCATGAAGAAATCGTTCTCCAATTTCGGGAAGAAATCTTACAATTCCCTGAACAGGAAATAGAAGCAAGGTCAATTAAGAATCTATTGGAGCTTTCAAAATATGGGATTCACTTTAGCGCAGTTACTAAAAAAGCAATGCTACCCAAGCTTAAAAAAATGCTGGAATCCGAAGGTTACAAAAGATACCTGTTGTTACTTGATATTCTTTTTGAACTCTCAACCCGTAAAGATTATGATCTGTTAAACAAGGAAATTATGCCTTATACCATTATTTCAAAAAACAAGACCCGGCTGGAAAATATATTTACCTATGTGGAACGTCACTATGACAAGGATATCAATATCGAAGATGTTGCAAAACTTGCCAATCTTACCTTACCTGCATTTTGTAATTTTTTCAAAAAGGCAACTCAGATTACCTTTACTGAATTTGTTAACCGTTATCGGATCAATAAAGCATGCCTGCTAATGGTTCAGGACAAAAGTATCTCTGAGTGCTGCTACAGTTGTGGTTTTAATAATGTGACTTACTTTAACAGAATGTTTAAAAAATATACTGAAAAGACGCCTTCGGAATTTATTAAGAATGCTTCGCATGATAAGATTGAGAATGTGGATTCACCGATAAAGATCATTCAGAAATCTTTTTAG
- a CDS encoding thioredoxin family protein, whose product MNTPSNMLALGTRAPFFELPNPSKSNEIQSLDDLKGEKGTLVIFMCNHCPFVLHVIDKINELYEDYQEKGIEFIAINANDVEKYPADSPDKMIEFQIERNFDFPYLYDESQSIARAYEAACTPDFYFFDDKLDLIYRGQMDDSRPGNHKDVTGEDLIIAFENLLLGEPQEDIQRPSMGCNIKWK is encoded by the coding sequence ATGAATACTCCCTCAAATATGTTGGCATTAGGAACAAGAGCTCCGTTTTTTGAGCTTCCTAACCCATCAAAAAGTAACGAAATTCAGTCATTGGATGATCTGAAAGGAGAAAAAGGTACATTGGTGATCTTTATGTGCAACCATTGTCCGTTTGTTCTTCATGTAATTGATAAGATTAATGAATTGTATGAAGATTATCAGGAAAAGGGGATTGAATTTATCGCGATCAACGCGAATGATGTGGAAAAATATCCTGCAGATTCTCCGGACAAGATGATCGAATTTCAGATTGAAAGAAATTTTGACTTTCCTTATTTATATGATGAAAGCCAAAGCATTGCCAGAGCATATGAAGCTGCATGTACTCCGGATTTTTATTTTTTCGATGATAAATTGGACCTTATTTACAGAGGTCAGATGGATGACTCACGACCGGGGAATCATAAAGATGTAACGGGTGAGGATTTGATCATTGCTTTTGAAAATCTTTTATTGGGTGAACCTCAGGAAGACATTCAGAGACCAAGTATGGGGTGTAATATTAAATGGAAATAA
- a CDS encoding TetR/AcrR family transcriptional regulator, with translation MGLHERRQREKESIRANILQEAFTLAKTEGWASLSIRKIADAIEYSAPVVYDYFENKEAILFEISINGFNLLHKELLKAQKKSDTPEEQLTAIVDTYWKFAFKNKEYYQLMFGLGMQCSGKGQMKEEFSSFQDMIYDCTYNIIIKNGSNPDNACHMSHALFSAVHGLISIMMMRNSDIPATMNKTTLDETVSAFIKSL, from the coding sequence ATGGGATTACATGAACGTCGTCAAAGAGAAAAGGAGTCTATCCGTGCAAACATTTTGCAGGAGGCTTTCACTTTGGCTAAAACAGAGGGTTGGGCTTCACTTTCCATCAGGAAAATAGCCGACGCGATTGAATACAGTGCTCCGGTTGTTTATGATTACTTTGAAAATAAAGAAGCCATCCTATTTGAAATTTCTATAAATGGATTCAATCTTTTGCACAAAGAATTATTAAAGGCTCAAAAAAAATCTGACACTCCTGAGGAACAGCTTACTGCTATTGTAGATACATATTGGAAATTTGCTTTTAAAAACAAAGAATATTACCAATTAATGTTTGGCTTAGGAATGCAATGTAGTGGTAAAGGACAAATGAAAGAAGAATTTTCATCATTTCAGGATATGATCTATGACTGTACTTATAATATTATTATAAAGAACGGATCAAACCCAGATAATGCCTGCCATATGTCACATGCTTTATTTTCCGCGGTGCATGGTTTAATATCAATTATGATGATGCGTAATTCTGATATTCCTGCCACGATGAACAAAACAACATTGGACGAAACGGTTTCGGCTTTTATTAAATCTTTGTAA
- a CDS encoding efflux RND transporter periplasmic adaptor subunit: MKIPGTMRILLLITSIILLQNCSKAAEGSNQAPPAPELPVYTVITSPATTYQEFPTALEGKNNVEIRSQVDGYLDRIYVEEGAFVRAGQPLFKIDSRAYGEQVNMAQANLQAANANIQKAKVEVDRLQPLVTAKVVSEVQLKTAKANYAAAVAAASQAQASVGSARINVGFTTITAPVSGYIGRIPYKKGSLISRTDPNPLTLLSDISEIYAYFSLSELDFIAFQNKYPGASLEEKLKNMPMVELVIADNSIYSEKGKMSIVDGQFDKSTGAISVRAVFPNAHGALRTGNTGRVRMPQLLNNILVIPQESTFEIQDKTYVYVLGKDKKVTSKPITISGKTESYYFISGGLSVGDKIVYQGLGNLKDGATIQPKAVSSDSIFKARPL, encoded by the coding sequence ATGAAAATACCTGGAACAATGAGGATCTTATTACTTATAACAAGTATTATCCTTTTACAGAACTGCAGTAAGGCCGCGGAAGGTTCAAACCAAGCGCCTCCTGCACCAGAATTACCGGTTTATACTGTAATTACTTCTCCAGCTACAACATATCAGGAATTCCCTACTGCATTGGAAGGAAAAAACAATGTGGAAATAAGATCTCAGGTAGATGGTTACCTGGATAGAATATATGTAGAAGAAGGAGCTTTCGTAAGAGCAGGACAACCTCTATTCAAAATTGACTCAAGAGCCTACGGTGAACAAGTGAATATGGCACAGGCTAATTTACAAGCTGCTAATGCCAATATTCAAAAAGCTAAAGTAGAAGTAGACCGTCTTCAGCCATTGGTAACTGCAAAAGTAGTTTCTGAGGTGCAGCTTAAAACTGCAAAAGCAAACTATGCAGCAGCAGTTGCAGCAGCATCACAGGCACAGGCTTCTGTTGGAAGTGCAAGAATCAATGTAGGATTTACAACGATTACGGCACCGGTAAGTGGTTATATTGGAAGAATTCCTTATAAAAAAGGAAGCTTAATTTCAAGAACTGATCCAAATCCTTTAACTCTTCTATCTGATATCAGCGAGATATATGCTTATTTCTCTTTAAGCGAATTGGATTTTATTGCTTTTCAAAATAAATATCCCGGAGCTTCTTTAGAAGAGAAACTGAAAAATATGCCAATGGTAGAGTTGGTAATCGCGGATAACAGTATTTATTCTGAAAAAGGAAAAATGAGTATTGTGGACGGTCAGTTTGACAAAAGCACCGGAGCAATCAGTGTACGTGCTGTATTCCCAAATGCTCATGGAGCATTAAGAACAGGAAATACGGGAAGAGTTCGTATGCCGCAGCTTCTTAACAATATCCTGGTTATTCCACAGGAATCTACCTTTGAGATTCAAGATAAAACATATGTATATGTCCTTGGAAAGGATAAGAAAGTAACCAGCAAACCAATAACTATTTCTGGAAAAACAGAAAGCTATTACTTTATTTCCGGTGGACTTTCTGTAGGTGATAAAATCGTATATCAGGGGCTTGGTAATTTAAAAGATGGTGCTACAATACAACCTAAGGCTGTATCTTCTGATAGCATCTTCAAAGCAAGACCTTTATAA
- a CDS encoding efflux RND transporter permease subunit, whose protein sequence is MLKQFIERPVLSTVISIILLLLGILSVFNLPITLFPDIAPPTVQVTAFYPGANAEVVARSVAVPIEEAVNGVENMTYMTSNSSNDGSMTLSVYFKQGADPDNAAVNVQNRVSKAMSQLPQEVVQAGISTQKVQNSMIMFMGLSSDDPKQYDELFLQNYLKINVIPQIQRIPGVAQAQVFGTQDYSMRIWLKPDRLAANNLSPQEVMAAIKDHNLEAAPGRLGQGSKETYEYILKYKGKLNKNADYENIAIKANTDGSFLRLKDVARVEFGSYTYTATNRVDGKPVAGFAILQTAGSNANEILTEIEKQVDQMKTTLPKGVNPIIMYNSKDFLDASIDQVVETLIIAFILVFIVVYIFLQDFRSTLIPAIAVPVAIIGTFFFLQLFGFSINMLTLFALILAIGIVVDDAIVVVEAVHSKMERTGMPVENATVNSMSEISGAIISITLVMCAVFIPVGFMQGPAGVFYRQFAFTLVIAILISAINALTLSPALCALFLKDPQDGEHGHEKKGFGAKFFNAFNTSFNNMTQKYIYSLKFLIKNKWVAVGGLAILIAASVILIKKAPSGFIPTEDQGFVLYAVNTPPGSSLERTQRATKQIDKIVNGEKATNHLWVADGVNFISNANASPYSAGFIKLKDIDKRGDVKDPDQIAAGLTGKVSQVKDASAFFFNFPTIQGFGNVSGFEFMLQDKTNGSFEQLGANTQAFIGELMKRKEIAFAFTTYAAGNPQYTIEVDADKANQLGVSVADLMQTMQIYYGSSFVSDFNRFGKYYRVMAQADIPYRTDINSLEGIYVKNKQGEMVPTKTLVTLKRTFGPETVTRNNLFNAVTINGTPKPGYSTGDAIKAVEEVAKQSLPRGYGYEWTGITREEIKTSGQTAFIFMLSILFVYFLLAAQYESYILPFAIILTVPTGIFGVFAFTGLAGIDNNIYVQVGLIMLVGLLAKNAILIVEFAVQRRKAGKSLIESALQASRLRLRPILMTSFAFIIGMLPLVWTQGASAKGNHSIGISTVGGMLTGVIFGIFIIPVMYVIFQYLHEKMPSRKKQRLQKQNHEQALTTGH, encoded by the coding sequence ATGTTAAAACAATTTATAGAAAGACCCGTACTCTCTACGGTCATCTCCATCATACTCCTATTATTGGGAATACTCTCGGTTTTCAATCTTCCGATTACGTTATTTCCCGATATTGCTCCTCCAACCGTTCAGGTAACGGCATTTTACCCTGGAGCAAACGCGGAAGTGGTGGCACGTTCAGTAGCCGTTCCTATCGAGGAGGCTGTGAACGGGGTTGAAAACATGACGTACATGACTTCCAACTCAAGTAACGATGGTTCGATGACTTTGAGTGTTTACTTTAAGCAGGGAGCCGATCCCGATAACGCGGCGGTAAACGTTCAAAACAGGGTATCAAAGGCAATGAGTCAGCTTCCTCAGGAGGTTGTACAGGCCGGAATATCAACTCAGAAAGTACAGAACAGTATGATTATGTTTATGGGGTTATCCAGTGATGATCCAAAACAATATGACGAGCTGTTTTTACAAAACTATCTTAAAATCAACGTAATTCCACAGATCCAACGTATTCCTGGTGTTGCACAGGCTCAGGTATTCGGTACTCAGGATTACTCAATGCGTATCTGGCTAAAACCAGACCGTTTAGCAGCCAATAACTTATCTCCACAAGAGGTAATGGCAGCTATTAAAGACCATAACCTTGAAGCAGCTCCCGGACGTCTTGGTCAGGGAAGTAAGGAAACTTATGAGTATATCCTTAAATATAAAGGAAAACTGAATAAGAATGCAGACTATGAAAACATCGCTATTAAAGCTAATACGGATGGTTCATTCCTTAGATTAAAGGATGTTGCAAGAGTAGAATTCGGTTCTTATACTTATACGGCAACGAACAGAGTAGATGGAAAGCCGGTAGCAGGTTTTGCTATTTTGCAGACTGCAGGTTCCAATGCCAATGAGATTCTGACAGAAATCGAAAAACAGGTGGATCAGATGAAAACTACGCTGCCAAAAGGAGTAAATCCGATCATCATGTACAACTCTAAAGACTTCCTGGACGCTTCTATTGATCAGGTGGTAGAAACACTGATCATTGCATTCATCCTGGTATTTATTGTAGTGTATATTTTCCTTCAGGATTTCAGATCTACATTAATTCCTGCAATTGCAGTTCCGGTAGCGATCATCGGTACGTTCTTCTTCCTGCAGTTATTTGGATTCAGTATCAACATGCTTACGTTATTTGCATTGATTCTGGCCATTGGTATTGTAGTGGATGACGCCATTGTGGTAGTGGAAGCGGTCCATTCAAAAATGGAACGTACAGGAATGCCAGTAGAGAATGCAACCGTAAACTCTATGAGTGAAATTTCAGGGGCGATTATTTCCATTACTTTGGTAATGTGTGCTGTATTTATTCCTGTTGGTTTCATGCAAGGTCCTGCCGGAGTATTCTACAGACAGTTTGCCTTTACATTGGTTATTGCAATTTTAATTTCTGCAATAAATGCATTAACGTTGAGTCCGGCTTTATGTGCTCTTTTCTTAAAAGACCCTCAGGATGGAGAGCATGGTCATGAGAAGAAAGGGTTTGGTGCTAAATTCTTCAATGCATTCAATACCAGCTTCAATAATATGACGCAAAAATATATCTATAGCCTTAAATTTTTAATTAAAAATAAATGGGTTGCTGTAGGTGGTTTAGCGATATTAATTGCTGCAAGTGTTATTTTAATTAAAAAAGCACCATCAGGATTTATTCCAACTGAAGATCAAGGTTTCGTTTTATATGCGGTAAATACTCCTCCGGGAAGTTCATTAGAAAGAACACAACGTGCAACGAAACAAATCGATAAGATAGTAAACGGAGAAAAAGCTACCAACCATTTATGGGTAGCAGATGGGGTAAACTTCATCAGTAACGCCAATGCTTCTCCTTACTCTGCAGGATTTATAAAATTAAAAGATATCGACAAACGAGGAGACGTTAAGGATCCCGATCAGATAGCAGCTGGTTTAACAGGAAAAGTAAGTCAGGTAAAAGATGCTAGTGCATTCTTCTTCAACTTCCCTACGATCCAAGGTTTTGGTAACGTAAGTGGATTTGAGTTCATGCTACAGGATAAAACCAATGGTTCTTTTGAACAATTGGGAGCTAATACCCAGGCATTCATCGGTGAATTGATGAAACGTAAAGAAATTGCATTTGCCTTTACGACGTATGCTGCAGGAAACCCACAATATACTATTGAAGTAGACGCGGATAAAGCCAATCAGCTGGGAGTATCTGTAGCAGATTTGATGCAGACAATGCAGATCTATTATGGTAGTAGCTTCGTTTCAGATTTCAACAGATTTGGGAAATACTACAGAGTAATGGCTCAGGCAGATATCCCTTACCGTACAGACATTAATTCTCTTGAAGGAATTTATGTTAAAAACAAACAGGGAGAAATGGTTCCTACAAAAACTTTGGTAACATTGAAAAGAACCTTTGGTCCTGAAACTGTAACAAGAAATAACCTGTTTAACGCAGTAACGATCAATGGAACTCCAAAACCAGGATACAGTACCGGAGATGCCATTAAAGCTGTGGAAGAGGTAGCAAAACAATCCCTTCCTCGTGGATATGGTTATGAGTGGACAGGTATTACCCGTGAGGAAATTAAGACAAGCGGACAAACAGCTTTCATCTTCATGTTGAGTATCTTGTTTGTATACTTCCTATTGGCAGCACAGTATGAAAGTTATATTCTTCCTTTTGCTATTATTCTTACTGTTCCTACAGGAATATTTGGAGTATTCGCCTTTACAGGTTTAGCGGGGATTGACAATAACATTTACGTACAGGTTGGTCTGATCATGCTTGTCGGATTACTGGCGAAAAATGCGATCTTGATTGTAGAGTTTGCTGTTCAGCGAAGAAAGGCAGGTAAATCATTAATCGAATCTGCTCTTCAGGCTTCAAGATTACGTTTGAGACCAATTTTAATGACTTCATTTGCCTTTATTATTGGTATGCTTCCATTGGTTTGGACACAAGGAGCTTCAGCAAAAGGTAACCACTCTATCGGAATCAGTACCGTAGGTGGTATGTTAACTGGAGTAATATTCGGGATCTTCATTATCCCTGTAATGTATGTGATTTTCCAATATCTGCATGAAAAAATGCCAAGCAGAAAAAAGCAAAGACTTCAAAAACAAAATCATGAACAGGCTTTAACAACTGGTCATTAA
- a CDS encoding efflux transporter outer membrane subunit encodes MKLIKNIFLTFILAVIAVSCVTKVAYTEPDLQLPEDFRFTATADTASVANLQWKDFFKDPALQGLIEKGIANNLDLQIALKQVASSQEKLLQAKYLQYPDVGFGVTGQISRPSKNSMNGQSLNLFIGKNHVEDYNAAFNLSWEADIWGKIKNQQEVSRMQYLQTYEATKAIQTQVVAAIAQGYYNLLMLDKQMDIAKSNLELSSNTLSITEKMWESGDTTSLGVQQATAQKQSTELLISQLEQNIAIQENALSILVGEAPNKVSRGIELSDTSLSQDLSAGLPAKMVSRRPDVRQQELVLLESNSLVGIAQANMYPSLKITANGGVNSFKFDNWFQIPASLFGSVLGGITQPIFQKRQLKTDLAVAKIQREKNVLAFRQSVLNAMGEVSDALVSNESLKVQEQKATEQVTTLKDGIKSAQMLYKGGLANYLEVITAQANSLQAELNLASVKRQRLSSIVDLYRALGGGWK; translated from the coding sequence ATGAAATTAATAAAGAATATTTTTCTAACTTTTATATTGGCTGTAATAGCGGTTTCGTGTGTGACTAAGGTTGCTTACACGGAACCGGACTTACAGCTTCCGGAAGACTTTCGCTTTACAGCAACTGCTGATACAGCAAGTGTTGCGAATTTACAATGGAAAGATTTTTTTAAAGATCCCGCTTTACAGGGATTAATAGAAAAAGGAATTGCTAACAACCTTGATCTGCAAATTGCTTTAAAACAAGTTGCATCATCACAGGAAAAATTATTACAGGCGAAGTACCTTCAATATCCGGATGTTGGTTTTGGTGTTACCGGACAGATTTCAAGACCTTCGAAAAATAGCATGAATGGACAAAGTCTAAATTTATTTATCGGAAAAAATCATGTAGAAGATTATAACGCTGCATTCAACCTTTCATGGGAAGCAGATATCTGGGGAAAGATCAAAAACCAACAGGAGGTTTCAAGAATGCAGTATCTGCAAACTTATGAAGCAACCAAGGCTATCCAGACCCAAGTAGTTGCGGCGATTGCGCAAGGCTATTATAATTTACTGATGCTTGATAAACAGATGGATATTGCTAAATCTAATTTAGAATTAAGCAGTAACACCTTATCTATCACTGAGAAAATGTGGGAAAGTGGAGATACAACCTCTCTTGGAGTTCAGCAGGCAACTGCTCAAAAGCAATCTACAGAACTTTTAATTTCCCAACTGGAGCAAAATATTGCGATCCAGGAAAATGCATTAAGCATTTTAGTTGGGGAGGCTCCTAATAAAGTAAGCAGAGGAATTGAATTGTCTGATACTTCATTATCTCAGGATTTGTCTGCAGGACTTCCTGCAAAAATGGTAAGTCGCCGTCCGGATGTACGTCAACAGGAACTGGTTTTACTTGAATCCAACTCATTAGTGGGAATCGCTCAGGCCAATATGTATCCTTCGTTGAAAATTACAGCAAACGGTGGTGTTAACTCTTTTAAATTTGACAATTGGTTTCAAATTCCGGCTTCATTATTCGGATCGGTTTTAGGAGGAATTACTCAGCCTATTTTCCAAAAGAGACAGTTGAAAACGGATTTAGCCGTGGCTAAAATTCAAAGAGAAAAAAATGTACTGGCATTCCGTCAGTCTGTTTTAAATGCCATGGGAGAAGTGTCCGATGCATTGGTTTCCAATGAAAGTTTAAAAGTTCAGGAACAAAAAGCAACTGAACAGGTGACTACATTGAAAGATGGGATCAAAAGCGCTCAAATGCTATACAAAGGAGGTTTAGCTAATTATCTTGAAGTGATTACGGCACAGGCCAACTCTCTTCAGGCAGAATTAAACCTTGCGTCTGTAAAAAGACAAAGATTAAGCAGTATTGTTGACTTATACAGAGCTTTAGGTGGTGGTTGGAAGTAG
- the miaA gene encoding tRNA (adenosine(37)-N6)-dimethylallyltransferase MiaA yields the protein MTIKKNSRPVKNLISVVGPTGIGKTRLAIDLAKYFNTEIISCDSRQFFKEMEIGTASPSSEELAEAPHHFIGNLSVKEYYSIGQYEEDALQKLNDLFEKYDTVILVGGSMMYEKAVIEGLNDLPEANTENQQKLQEILDTEGIEKLQEILKELDPEYYGVVDFHNHRRLLRAIDIIWQTDKKYSELIAISQDSRDFNVIRVGIEAPREELYNRINRRVDIMMEKGLMEEAKGLEQFKELTALNTVGYAELFKFFEGVWSLEFAVEEIKKNSRRYAKRQLTWYRKADDIHYVQMGYSPLDFDHLIAYIGQQTSH from the coding sequence ATGACCATTAAAAAAAATAGCCGGCCTGTAAAAAATTTGATTTCTGTAGTAGGGCCCACGGGAATTGGAAAAACCAGATTGGCCATTGATCTGGCAAAGTATTTCAATACGGAAATTATTTCCTGTGATTCGCGTCAGTTTTTTAAGGAAATGGAAATCGGTACTGCATCTCCATCCTCGGAAGAATTAGCAGAAGCACCTCATCATTTTATTGGGAATCTTTCGGTGAAAGAATACTATTCTATTGGTCAGTATGAAGAAGATGCTTTGCAAAAGCTCAATGATCTTTTTGAAAAATATGATACCGTGATCCTTGTTGGCGGAAGTATGATGTATGAAAAAGCAGTCATTGAAGGTTTAAATGATCTTCCTGAAGCGAATACTGAAAATCAGCAGAAATTACAGGAAATTCTGGATACCGAAGGCATTGAAAAGCTGCAAGAGATTTTAAAAGAACTTGACCCGGAATATTATGGCGTTGTAGATTTTCATAATCACAGAAGGCTTTTAAGAGCGATTGATATCATTTGGCAAACGGACAAAAAGTATTCCGAATTAATTGCTATTTCACAGGATTCCAGAGATTTTAATGTAATCAGGGTAGGAATTGAAGCTCCCAGGGAAGAATTGTACAACAGAATCAACAGGAGGGTAGATATTATGATGGAGAAAGGTCTCATGGAAGAAGCAAAAGGTCTTGAGCAATTTAAAGAACTGACTGCTTTAAATACGGTTGGTTATGCGGAACTGTTTAAATTTTTTGAAGGGGTCTGGAGTCTTGAATTTGCGGTTGAAGAAATCAAGAAAAATAGCCGCAGATATGCAAAAAGGCAACTGACATGGTATAGAAAAGCAGATGATATCCATTATGTACAGATGGGGTATTCTCCTTTGGATTTTGATCATCTGATTGCATATATTGGTCAGCAAACTTCTCATTAA
- a CDS encoding YicC family protein — MILSMTGFGRAEDVFEGKKICVDIKSLNSKSFDLNIKIPLRYKEKEFEIRKILNDRIIRGKVDCYISVENLEESNDVKINRNLIDSYMNELRTIAGDGPDFEYLKMAVRLPDAITSRPDELTDGEWENLARIVTNSVDRFEEFRKAEGQTLHLELEKNIQNIDKYLSEVIPYEEVRINSVKERYQKSLKEFENVDETRFYQEMAYFTEKLDISEEKVRLSQHLKYYKEVMDNEDFNGKKLGFISQEIGREINTLGSKANHAEIQKLVVMMKDDLEKIKEQTLNVL; from the coding sequence ATGATTTTATCAATGACTGGCTTCGGTAGAGCCGAAGATGTTTTTGAGGGTAAAAAAATATGCGTAGATATTAAATCACTGAACAGCAAGAGCTTTGATTTAAATATCAAAATACCGTTACGCTATAAAGAAAAAGAGTTCGAAATCAGAAAAATTCTTAACGATAGAATTATTCGTGGAAAAGTAGATTGCTATATTTCTGTAGAAAATCTTGAAGAAAGTAATGATGTAAAGATCAACAGAAATCTTATTGATTCTTACATGAATGAGCTTCGAACGATTGCAGGAGATGGACCCGATTTTGAATATCTGAAAATGGCAGTAAGACTTCCGGATGCAATTACCTCAAGACCAGATGAATTAACGGATGGTGAATGGGAGAACTTAGCAAGGATTGTTACCAATTCTGTTGATCGATTTGAAGAATTCAGAAAGGCAGAGGGACAAACACTGCATCTTGAATTAGAAAAAAATATTCAGAATATTGATAAATATTTGTCTGAGGTTATTCCTTATGAAGAAGTAAGAATTAACAGTGTAAAAGAACGTTATCAAAAATCTCTAAAAGAATTTGAAAATGTAGATGAAACCCGTTTCTATCAGGAGATGGCTTATTTCACTGAAAAGCTGGATATTTCTGAAGAAAAAGTAAGACTTTCCCAGCATTTAAAATATTATAAAGAAGTAATGGATAATGAAGATTTCAATGGAAAGAAATTAGGTTTTATTTCTCAGGAAATCGGAAGGGAGATCAATACATTAGGTTCAAAAGCCAATCATGCTGAAATTCAGAAATTGGTTGTTATGATGAAAGATGACCTGGAAAAAATTAAGGAACAAACGTTAAATGTATTATAG
- the gmk gene encoding guanylate kinase, with amino-acid sequence MEKVIIFSAPSGSGKTTLVKHSLDIFPELKFSISCTTRQPRGTEVHAVDYHFLTPDEFRQKISEDAFVEYEEVYTDKYYGTLKSEVDKIWKQGKVVIFDVDVKGGISLKKYFGEKALSIFIEPPSIEELERRLISRDTDDAETIKTRVEKAEEEMAYAGEFDKIVVNTDLDQAKIEIESLIKSFISN; translated from the coding sequence ATGGAAAAAGTGATTATATTTTCAGCCCCTTCGGGGAGCGGAAAAACAACATTAGTAAAACATTCTTTAGATATATTTCCGGAACTTAAATTCTCCATTTCCTGTACAACAAGGCAGCCAAGGGGAACTGAAGTACATGCAGTGGATTATCATTTTTTAACTCCTGATGAATTCAGACAAAAAATCAGTGAAGATGCTTTTGTAGAATATGAGGAAGTATACACTGACAAATATTACGGTACTTTAAAATCTGAAGTAGACAAAATCTGGAAGCAGGGTAAAGTGGTTATTTTTGATGTCGATGTAAAGGGAGGGATCTCTTTAAAAAAATATTTTGGTGAAAAAGCATTATCTATCTTTATTGAACCTCCTTCCATTGAAGAATTGGAACGAAGATTGATCTCACGAGATACAGATGATGCAGAAACCATTAAAACCCGTGTAGAGAAGGCAGAAGAGGAAATGGCCTATGCTGGTGAATTTGATAAAATTGTCGTCAACACGGATCTGGATCAAGCAAAAATAGAAATAGAAAGTTTAATAAAAAGTTTTATCAGTAACTAA